One Acidobacteriota bacterium genomic window, CCGATGACACACACGCTTCCTGACCCGCGACAACGTCGGGCCGATCGTTGGGGGCCGGCCCTCGTCGGCGGGTTTGGGATCGCCGTCGCGATGTGGGGACTGGGTTACTTCGGTCGCCTGCCCACCATCCTGCTTCCTGCACCTCCACTCCTCGTCGGATTGGTGTTGTGTCCGGTGATCGGTGGCCTCTGGTTACGTCGCTACCCAAATGTCGGTGGGATGTCGGCGTCGCTCGCGGGCTTCACCGCCGGCGCGATCAATCTGCTGGTGCTGGGTAGCTTCGTCGTCGACGCTCAGGGAAGTGGCGCCCCGTCTCCGGCGATCTGGATCCCCGGCTCGATCCTGATCACGGGCGTGTTGGCCGGTCTTGGCTATGCCGTGGGTACCCTCCTTCCTCGTGCAGCGGGACCCGTGCGTTCCTGGTCGTCGGCCCTGGCGTGGGTCGCGGTCATCGCAACGATGGTCTTGCTGGCCGCCGGTGGCATCGTGACATCGGAAGAGGCGGGGCTGGCGGTCGTCGATTGGCCAAATTCGTTCCAGTACAACATGTTCCTCTATCCGTTCTCGAAGATGACGGGACCGGTCTTCTACGAACATGCGCACCGTCTTCTCGGTGCGCTCGTGGGACTGACGACACTTGTGCTGACGGTCTTCCTGTGGTGCGTGGATGATCGCAAGCGGGTCCGTCGCTTCGCGTTGGCTGCGCTTGTCCTTGTGACCGTGCAGGGCATCCTGGGCGGCCTCCGGGTCACGGGGAAGTTCACGCTGAGTGACGACCCGTCGATGACCTCGCCAAGTCTCATGTTGGCGACGGTCCACGGCGTCTTGGCCCAACTGTTCTTTTCCGTCCTCGTGGCGTTGACGGCCTTTACCTCACCGCTGTGGAGGTCGTCGGTCACGCCGGTCGCCCTCCCGTCTGCCCGTGGAGATCGGCGGTTGGGGATCATGCTCATCGCCGCTGTCGTCCTGCAACTGGTGCTCGGGGCCGTCCAACGGCACTTCGATCAACTCCTGATGATCCATATGGCCACCGGAATCGCCCTGGTCACGCCACTGGCGATCCACGTCGGGATGCGAAGCTGGGGACGGAGCGAGACCGGCGGTCGAATGGGTCGACTCGGGGTGCTGCTTGCCATTTCCATCCCGCTCCAGCTGGTCCTGGGGATCGCAGCGTTCGTGGCGACGCGAATGGCGACAGCGCCCGATGGCTCCGTGAGCGGATGGATGCTGTTCGCTACCGCACATCAGTGGTTCGGCGCGTGGATTCTCGGGTTAGCCGTCCTGTTGCTCTGCTGGAACATCCGTCTCGTAAAACCGTCGCAGGATGCCTGAGCGGGACCTCCGCGGATGGCTTCGGGTGCTCGGCCCCGGACTGGCCGTTGCCGCCACCGGTGTCGGAGCGGGGGATGTCGTCGCCGCCGCGGAGGTC contains:
- a CDS encoding COX15/CtaA family protein; its protein translation is MTHTLPDPRQRRADRWGPALVGGFGIAVAMWGLGYFGRLPTILLPAPPLLVGLVLCPVIGGLWLRRYPNVGGMSASLAGFTAGAINLLVLGSFVVDAQGSGAPSPAIWIPGSILITGVLAGLGYAVGTLLPRAAGPVRSWSSALAWVAVIATMVLLAAGGIVTSEEAGLAVVDWPNSFQYNMFLYPFSKMTGPVFYEHAHRLLGALVGLTTLVLTVFLWCVDDRKRVRRFALAALVLVTVQGILGGLRVTGKFTLSDDPSMTSPSLMLATVHGVLAQLFFSVLVALTAFTSPLWRSSVTPVALPSARGDRRLGIMLIAAVVLQLVLGAVQRHFDQLLMIHMATGIALVTPLAIHVGMRSWGRSETGGRMGRLGVLLAISIPLQLVLGIAAFVATRMATAPDGSVSGWMLFATAHQWFGAWILGLAVLLLCWNIRLVKPSQDA